Proteins encoded together in one Bacteroidales bacterium window:
- the rimP gene encoding ribosome assembly cofactor RimP, with translation MINKEQIVNISNKILSLEIDKFQDSDIFFVDAKVSNDNRITVFIDSFNGAKVADCAMLSKNIEEKLDRENEDFELVVSSAGIDKPFKVLKQYKKNIGKTVEVQTAEGDKHIGELIKVSDSEFTIKPNNKKVKKKAETELEKEQIFKFEHIKQVKVIITF, from the coding sequence ATGATAAACAAAGAACAAATTGTAAATATTTCAAATAAAATATTAAGTCTTGAAATTGATAAATTTCAAGATAGTGATATATTTTTTGTAGATGCAAAAGTTTCTAATGATAACAGAATAACTGTTTTTATAGATAGTTTTAACGGAGCAAAAGTTGCAGATTGTGCAATGTTGAGCAAAAATATTGAAGAAAAATTAGATAGAGAAAATGAAGATTTTGAACTTGTCGTTTCTTCTGCAGGTATAGACAAACCATTTAAAGTTTTAAAACAATACAAAAAAAATATCGGAAAAACGGTTGAAGTGCAAACAGCAGAAGGAGACAAACACATAGGGGAACTTATAAAAGTTTCTGATTCTGAATTCACAATTAAACCGAATAATAAAAAAGTAAAGAAAAAAGCTGAGACTGAACTTGAAAAAGAACAAATTTTTAAGTTCGAACATATTAAACAGGTAAAAGTTATAATAACATTTTAA